The window AAATATTCTACTTTTTAACAGGAACGGCACCAGAAATATTCTATGACAGAAAAATAATTGTTGAGACAACAGAGGGAAATAGATGAACTGCTAAATGTCATTGAAGTGCTTCGCAATTCTAAGCAATGTCCCTCTTGTAATATGGCTATCTCAAAAACTGCAGGCTGCAACAAGATGACCTGTAGGAACTGCGGGAAATTCTTCTGCTATCGTTGCAACCAGGCAATTAGTGGATATAACCATTTCTGGTAATCTTGATTCATGCGCAATTATTTTATGTTCAATCTTGGTTATACTCATCCAGAAGCTAAAACGTTTTTGCCACTCAAGGTATGGAGATTGTGTGCTGTTTGAACACACCAATCAAGGGAGACGCTTTGGACTCTATGAAGAATTCTGCTGTTTGTACTTGCTTTGGTTATTACTTACGAAACATGTCGACTAACATCTCAATGCAATGCCATGTTTTATTGGCAGCTGGGCACAAACAATCATATTTTGTGCATGGGTTGCCGAGGCCACTCCTGCACGTTATGCCGGAAGAAGGTTTTGAAGAGCTCTGGAAACTATGGACCGAGAGGTTGCCAGCAACACACAGATCCTTGAGACTCCAAATCTTGCTGTATACAGTACATCACTCCTTTATACAGAACATCTTCGCCACTTCCAGTGTTTGCATCCACTCGTTGCCCAAAACGAGAGGATTCCTGTTGGCGGGGACAATGTAAATTTGCAATTAGGAGGTTCCATGGTAGCATTTTAGCTAGGAGGAACTTTGATGTCAAGAGCAAATGGTTCGCCATGTAATTAACAGCAGAACAAGGCATTCTATTGACTGTAAATTGAAGATTCAATTCTTGGCGAACGGTTGAAGATTCAGTTCGTTTTTATGCATGTATCCACCAATTTGATCTGCTTACAATTTCACGCCAATTACTTAATTTGATCCTTACATAAAGTGGTGAAGCCTGCAGATCACGCCCAAGAAAAGTTATGTGATATATTTTCAGCGCCAATAACCTGCAGGAGGTGTAGAAATATTATTTTTCAATTGCTCGTAGGGCAGAGAAGTTGGAAGTTCTTGCAATAGCGTGCGATGGTGAGTCGTGTGCGATGCCATCAGCCTTACCAGCAGCAGTCCAGACCGGTTTGTATACGAGTTCCTGACTTCCTCGTTAATACAACCTCGCAAGGGCACGattacttttatttttttcaatgtgtgatgatgatgatgagatgaAGGGCAAGTCGATACGAGCTGTGCGTACGTGCGACGTGCCGGCGTGACGTGAGCATCTGCGCGAGACTTtcaccaagcagtcgagcggcggcgaggctctcGCCGGAATACAGCTACGATGTCGCTGGAACCATCGTCCTCGGCGCCGGCCGTCGAGGTCGCTGCCGGGTACTGGGCGGCacgggaggaggccgcggcgcggcTGGAGGCGATGGCCGCCGCGGCTCGTGTTGATGACGAGCTCTCCGAGGAGGAGTTTCAGGGCAACAACCAGGTACAGGAAGATGAGGTAACGGATGACGCGATCGCTTTGATCAGTTTCTCTCTTCCTAATTACTATTTTCTCTTAGTTTCTGCTCATCGTTAAAACCTTCGATTCCTCGTGGGGTCGCAAGTCCTGACGAACTGCTATGCTGAATCTTGAAGTGCGTCCTGTAGTGCATTGCATGTTCAGACAAAAAGGCTGACGCGTTGATGTGTCTGACCGCTGAAATACTGTCAGATGTGTGAACTGTTGTTGTTACTAGCAATAGCATCTGATGACATGCTGTGATTGATCTCCAGCTGCTGGCACTGCGAGCCATCTACGGGGATGACATGGTCATCTTTGACAACATGGACGGCCTTcgttgttttcaggtaactgaACATCTGAACCCCATCCCGATCCCCAAGTATTCATCTGCCATCGTTCAGACTGGTGCAGTCTCTGCAAACACCGTAATGCACACGTCCTTGCTCCTCCTCCAGATCTCTCTGCACTATCAACTTCAAGGTGAGATTCAGGTGTACATGAACGTCGGCACCAAGGAAACCACCGAAACCGGAGACGAAGGCGACgatgacgacgccgacgacgggCTCCTATACGCTTGCAGCCTGCAGCATCTGCCGCCCATAACGCTAACCTGCCTGCTACCGCGATCGTACCCGAGCACCCGCGCCCCCTACTTCGTGGTCGCGGCGAAGTGGCTGGACGAGCCGGAGGTCTCGAGGTTCTGCTCTGTTCTTGACGAGATCTGGGCAGCGCTGCCGGGGCAAGAAGTGGTGTTCAGGTGGGCAGACTGGCTGTGCGGCTCGTCCTGGTCTTGCATCGCCTCGGATGACCAGATGGTGCTGGGCCCAGACGCGAGCTCGGCTGGTGCAGATGAGCGCGCGATTGGCAGGAGCCTCATCCTTGACTCCACCATCCCTCTGATGCACCGCTACAGTGATGAGAGGTCGCAGGAGGCGTTTGATCAGAGCGTCCACGAGTGCGGAGTCTGTCTCAGTGAAAATACTGGTGCAGGAGACGTTTGATCAGTAAGTTTTcctggtgaattttttttttcaaaatttgatccttttttttgtttcacaTTTTTTTAGGCAGAAACTTCATCCGGCTCCCTTGCAACCACTCCTTCTGCCTCAAGTGCATGGAGTCCTACTGCGGCATCCACTTGAAGGAAGGCAGCATGACCCGGCTGGCGTGCCCGGACACGTCGTGCcgcgccccgctgccgccgcccgtgcTGCGGCGCCTCCTCGCCGACGAGGGCTACGCGCGGCGGGAGTCGCTGGCGCTGCGGAGGACGCTGGACACGATGCCCGACGTGGCCTACTGCCCCCGGTGCAACGCCGCCTgcgtggcggccggcgacgacgcgcaGTGCCCCGCGTGCTTCTTCACCTTCTGCGCGCGGTGCGGGGAGCGGCGCCACGTCGGGGACGCCTGCGTCCCCGCGGAGGACAAGCTCGACGACCTGCTGGTACGCGCGCGCGGGGTGGCCAATCCGCATGGAACTCGTTCCTGTTCATCTTTGCTGAACTTTCCGTGTGCAAATCGGCCGGGCAGGAGCGGCAGAAGCTGAGAGCGTCGGCGAGGGAGGAGCAGCGGTCGGAGGCGCAGCGGGAGGAGCTGCTGAGCCTGCGGGAGGTGCTCCGCAGCACGAAGCAGTGCCCGTCGTGCCGGATGGCCATCGCCAAGACGGAGGGCTGCAACAAGATGGTGTGCGACAACTGCGGCACCTTCTTCTGCTACCGCTGCAGCCGCGCCATCAGCGGCTACGCGCACTTCGTGTGAGTAAAGCAAACCCAACTCCACCGAGATCCAGCCGCCTCGCCCTCGTGCAGCTCACAATTTTCAGGTGTCCTCGCAGCAACGGGGAGTGCGGGCTGTTCGAGCGCGTCGGCAGGGGGAGGCTCCCGGGGCAGCAGGCGCGGATGGACAACCACGACCTGGACGAGGACGTCGAGATCAAGGAGCCCGGGTGGATGCGGGCGCTCAGGTACACGTGCCCCACCTGCGGCGCCAAGCGCACCAAGGTGAGCAGCGACGCTTCCGCCATTGCTAGCTAGCAGAAATCAGATTCGGGGCATGTTGATGAAAGCAATCAGAGCTGCTCTCTTTGATTCTTGGATGAACAGGCGGGCGCCAACAACCTCCTGGTGTGCCGGGCGTGCCACACGCGGTACTGCGCGCTGTGCTGGAAGAGGGTCTGGGAGGTCTCCCAGCACTACGGGCCCTGGGGTGATTGCCAGCAGCGCAGCTGACCCAACTTCAGCCGAGAGCGCTGGCAAATGGATGCGCTTTCTCTCATCAGCTATTTGCCCACCCAAGCAGAGATATGTTGAAAGGGAGAAACAAAGAGCAACCATTGTTCATCCAAGAATGTAGTATCGGCTCTCGCTCAATCTATTCTATATTTACAGGCTTCCGTTGTAGTTTAGGCTTTAAACAGAAGTTGCTTGTTAGTAGTTCCGTAAGACAGCCCCAGTTATAAACCTATGGTTCAGTACAGCCTCGGCAATAGGTCGCTTGCGGTAGTCCGGATTAAGCATTGCCTGTCGAAACATAAACTAGAGTTAGCATCTTCGCTGAAGATGTGCATGCTGGCCCAAAGCTGACCACTGAAACAGAAAAATCCCTAGCTGGCCACTGCAATGTTGTGGATGATGTGCAGCAGTATAACTGCAAATAAGATTTGACTTAGCAATTAGCATGATAGAGGCAAACCTGGAGCAATTCCCATCCAGCACTATCCCCCAAATCTAGAAAATTTACTGCTTCCGACAACCGGTCATCTGCCAGACAATACCTACAGGAATTATGAAGGTTGAATAAGCATGTGTGTTGAATCTCAATGTCATGACTGGTCATCGGATcggaaaattagaaaaatgaGCTTATTCACTGAGCACgatttttttctaataaaaaaCTTTCTAGGACTAAGCAAAAAAGGAAGCTTATTTTGTGTTAGCAACTCGTACTCTCTTGCAGCATAAATGTCAAGCCGGAAGGTGCTCTCCAAAAGTCTCTGCACGACCAATCGATATTCTGTTAAGTGTTTGAGTGGAAAACAGAGAGCAATATGCCTCTTGCAAGAACATGCAGTTAATATGTATCCTCAATCACCTGCAAGGAAATGCCATCCATAGTTCCTGCTTCGCAAAATGGAATAAATGCCATGTATGCAACAAGCAGACCAGCTCCATAACTGTTTTGTCAAGTACATGTAAATGTGAGTGATGTTTTTGTTGatgtaaaaaaggaaaaagaatacTTGCATGTTGatgtaaaaaaggaaaaagaatacTTGCATGTCATCAGCTATTCCAAAGGCTCGCTTCTCTAAAGGAGTTGATGCTCCAGCAGCAGATGCTCGACGCCACAGCCCATCTGACAATGCTCCAGCACCAACAGATGAATACCTGTCATTGTTCAAAATATTTCTCAGATATTGTCTTACTATATCAACATAATATGCCAAATCTCACTGATATCACTGGCAAAGGTAGGAAGGGGATGTAAATTATACCCAATATCTACAGAAAATGCCAAATCTCGCAGCCTTGGAACTAAATAGGGCCCCTCTTTCTCCATTACAGTGCTATAGGATAGAAAGGTGCACTAATCAGTAGTTAGTACTACAATGTGGAACGAAAGTTAAGACAAGTATGAGCATACTTGAGAATAACCGAAGAAGGCCCAAGGCTTTGATGCAGTCTATCATGATTGTGCATGTGAAGAAGGCCACTCATAGTTCCATTAAGCAGCTTAAGAACAAAGTATCTCCTTAGCTCCAATTTGTATGCTCGACTGAACGGGTTCCAAAATGGCATGTCTCCAGATTGCTCCCTCAGTTGCCTTTCACTGGTTATTTTTGCATAGTCTGCAGCACTGTATTTCCCATCATCGCGGAAGGCTAGCCACTTTAGTAAAGCTATGTCAGTCTCGCATGCCACAAAGTTTGCCATATGTCGGGGAATCCGAACACAAAAAAGGTCTATAGTACTAAACCTGTTCTCCAGTTGCTGTCTCAAAGGCCCCTAAAAGAAACTGAATGTTGTCACATATGTCCCTAGGATCACTCTGCAAATAGAAGACGAGTGGATTTTTTTGGTGTGTAAATAACATGTCTAAAATAATCATTCATGCTTGTGGTTTGTGTTAGCAATTATGATTTACATAACCTGAAGAAATGCATGAGTCCTTAGCTCATTCAGTGCCATTAAATCAGCTTCAGAAGCACCAGCACGGGCTCCAGGGTATACCTTTGTTCAAATCCTATGTCTTAGCACGTATAAGATGGTCAATATATTCATATATCTATGGCAATGAAAGGTACCATCATAAATTGCAACCAAATTAAAAGGGTGAAAATATATGTCCTGCTACAAATAATCTTTTGATCAGTCTGTTGAACAAATTTTCAAGGCACGGCATTCTACCGATGTACTATTTTCAGATGATCAACTGAACTTAGCAAAGTGACAATTCTATGCATACCTTAAATACAGCCTGCGTGCCCCTTAATGGGCCTTGAACAACCCTTCCCTCATAAAGTCTGGGAAACAGGCCATGATAAAAAGAATAATGAGTATGACCTTACTGTGTTAAAAATTCAGTATATTAAGTTCCTTcacaagaaaaaaagaaaacagcaTGCATCAGTTAGAAGGGAATAACCTAATCGTCACTTCTCCTTCTCCAATGTCTTGGACCCTCAAACGTTCAAGCTCTTCTGCTGAATATCCAAGACCAAGATCTTGAATACCAGCAACATTTGAAGGCTCTCCAAATTGAGAAGATGAGTAACTGAATCACATGGCAAAAAGTTAGACAATcttcaaataatttttttgcacCAATCTTGTAATTTTTTTAAGCAAACCAGGTCCTTCATTTATGCTATAGCAAAATGGTAATCAGCACTAAATGCAGAAGTAAGGCTAAAGCATCTTATGGTTCTTTCAACAGGTCTCTGAATAACATATATGCAGCATCAATACATCATGTTATACAAAAATATGTGGAAAGTATTTTCTACAGTGTTTATTTAAGAGAATCCAACTTAGGTGGAAATTAGTAACCAACCACCGAGGAATCATCCAGGAGTACATAGATACTATTGATCCATAATAATCTCCAAACATTTCTCTGAATTGGTCATACCTTAGTAGCTTCCTAACATAACCAGAAGCAACAATCCTAAGGATGCCGACTCATTTCAAGGGGAAGGGCTAAGGGCTTAATAATGGTGATAATACAATTAATCATCACTCCAAGATCTCAACTTCAACCCCACACAGCCCATTTCGAAGGGATTTCAAGCGGAATTAACCTAATCAGCCTAAGCAACTGCTAGAACGCTGCGAATGTTGCAACCAATCCGACATTCAATGACACACTGATACAAGACACTCTAGAATTAGCTCCAACTTCCAAACAGAATCAGAATATAACCGCACCGTTCGCTCGTATTTCTCGAATGAAATCAAAATGGACGCGGAATCAAGCAAGATTCAGAAAAGCTTACCTTGTAATGTTCATGAAGCCATAGCTACCCAGGAACCTGCCCACCTCGAAGTAAGCGGGGTTGGTCATGAGCGCCGCCGAAACCAGCTGCAGCGACCCtcggcgaggccgccggcgccacccgcCGTGCTCCGGCGAGGGGAGGAACCGCGGAGGCAGGGCTTTCAGCATATCAACCGACGGGCCGACAGTCTGACACGTGTGTGTTCTCGGATAGGCATCAGAAGCCACCCTCAGCCACACAAGCACTGCAATTTCTACTCTTTTCTGTTTTCTTCAATCACTTTTTATACTACTTTAAAATAGAAAttgtgttttcaaaaaaaataatttgtataGACACCGTGTCCACTTGTTTTTTTATTAGAGATGCAACAATAATGAGATCTGTTATTAATGGACAATTTGCTAGCATAACTTTGAACAAGAAAAATCCTTTGAGGCTCAACATTTTTTTAGATCTAAAAACCTGGTGACTGGAACCTTACGAATTTGAAATCTGATAGAAAATACAAGTAAAGTAGCAAAAATTGTGTCTCAATTCATTTCAGATTTTCCACTCATTGAGTTAAAgcatttttttgtttgtttcagTAAAATCAGAGTGGAAGTCTATTCTGAGCTGCCGTGGAGCTGAAAGCAtgacgccccctccctccccgtaATCCCAGCTGTTTCCGTTACGCCTCGGAGCCTCAGAGGAGAGATGCTTCCCTGCATTACGGGCATGTGGTCGGTAGTCCGTTACACCGCTCGCCTAATTTATCACTCTCCTCTGTCCTCTCAGGACTTCAGGTAAACGCAAACCAGCCGCAGCTACTCTCCTCCCTgtctctcttctctcctccaATGCATTGCGACTAGCGGCTCTCGAGGGATTCACACCAAGGCACAAGAACTGACCTTTCCTTTGGTTGGCAATGGCGATGGGTGCGAGCAAGCTGCGAGAGCGCCGACAGCTCAGGCTGtccgtgctgccgccgccgtcgccaccgccgttCACGTACCAGGAACACCCGTTCGGCGGCCTGCCGTCCACGCCGACCGGCTCGGTCGGCCCGGTCGTCGAACGCCTCGCGGAGCTCGAGAAGGGGGGCGTCCTCGGCCACGGCGCGGGCGGCACGGTCTACATGGCCCGGCACCGGCGCACGGGCGCGGAGCTCGCGGTCAAGGCGCTGCGcttgcacggcggcggcggcgccgcgctccGCGAGGCCTACGTGCACCTCGgcgtggccgccgcggcgcccgacCACACGCATGTCGTCCGCATCCACGGCGTCTTCCCTAGGCCCTCCTGCGGTGACCAGTTCCTGTGCCTCGTTCTCGAGTACGTCCCCAACGGCTCCCTCCGCGACGTGCTCCGGCGGTGCGGCCGCCTCCCGGAGCACGCCATCGCCAGCGTCGCGCGGTGCGTGCTCCGCGGCCTGCGCCACCTGCACCGGCTCGGCATCGTGCATGGCGACGTGAAGCCGTCCAACCTCCTCGTCGGACGCCACGGCGAGGTCAAGATCGCCGACTTCGGCGCCAGCCGCCACGTCTCCATGCGCGCGGCCGGCATCGTGGGGACGCCCGCGTACATGAGCCCGGAGAGGATGGACCCCGAAGGTTTCGGCGCGGCCTCGCCGTCGGCCGCTGCCGACTTCTCCAGCGACGTGTGGGCGCTTGGAGTGGTCCTCCTAGAATGCCACGCGGGCAGATTCCCGCTTGTGGCGTCCGGGGAGA is drawn from Panicum virgatum strain AP13 chromosome 1N, P.virgatum_v5, whole genome shotgun sequence and contains these coding sequences:
- the LOC120653707 gene encoding E3 ubiquitin-protein ligase RNF14-like — protein: MVLGPDASSAGADERAIGRSLILDSTIPLMHRYSDERSQEAFDQSVHECGVCLSENTGRNFIRLPCNHSFCLKCMESYCGIHLKEGSMTRLACPDTSCRAPLPPPVLRRLLADEGYARRESLALRRTLDTMPDVAYCPRCNAACVAAGDDAQCPACFFTFCARCGERRHVGDACVPAEDKLDDLLERQKLRASAREEQRSEAQREELLSLREVLRSTKQCPSCRMAIAKTEGCNKMVCDNCGTFFCYRCSRAISGYAHFV
- the LOC120656880 gene encoding uncharacterized protein LOC120656880; the protein is MLKALPPRFLPSPEHGGWRRRPRRGSLQLVSAALMTNPAYFEVGRFLGSYGFMNITSYSSSQFGEPSNVAGIQDLGLGYSAEELERLRVQDIGEGEVTIRLYEGRVVQGPLRGTQAVFKVYPGARAGASEADLMALNELRTHAFLQSDPRDICDNIQFLLGAFETATGEQWLAFRDDGKYSAADYAKITSERQLREQSGDMPFWNPFSRAYKLELRRYFVLKLLNGTMSGLLHMHNHDRLHQSLGPSSVILNTVMEKEGPYLVPRLRDLAFSVDIGYSSVGAGALSDGLWRRASAAGASTPLEKRAFGIADDIYGAGLLVAYMAFIPFCEAGTMDGISLQRLLESTFRLDIYAAREYCLADDRLSEAVNFLDLGDSAGWELLQAMLNPDYRKRPIAEAVLNHRFITGAVLRNY
- the LOC120656881 gene encoding mitogen-activated protein kinase kinase 10-like, with product MAMGASKLRERRQLRLSVLPPPSPPPFTYQEHPFGGLPSTPTGSVGPVVERLAELEKGGVLGHGAGGTVYMARHRRTGAELAVKALRLHGGGGAALREAYVHLGVAAAAPDHTHVVRIHGVFPRPSCGDQFLCLVLEYVPNGSLRDVLRRCGRLPEHAIASVARCVLRGLRHLHRLGIVHGDVKPSNLLVGRHGEVKIADFGASRHVSMRAAGIVGTPAYMSPERMDPEGFGAASPSAAADFSSDVWALGVVLLECHAGRFPLVASGERPDWAALAVAVCFGGEPDVPVAATPEFTSFVRRCLEKEWRKRATVEELLGHPFVSGSPPCCATNEWLANFHDELPIVPRAEMIQPT